In the genome of Oncorhynchus clarkii lewisi isolate Uvic-CL-2024 chromosome 4, UVic_Ocla_1.0, whole genome shotgun sequence, one region contains:
- the LOC139407865 gene encoding uncharacterized protein C14orf132-like has product MDLSFMAAQSVMAGAFMDSPNDDDSTDHSLFNSSASVHAASMAAHDQPEREPMSRDAIWLWIAITATIGNIVVVGVVYAFTF; this is encoded by the coding sequence TCGGTCATGGCGGGGGCCTTCATGGACTCACCCAATGATGACGACAGCACGGACCACTCACTTTTCAACTCCTCGGCCAGCGTCCACGCCGCCTCTATGGCGGCCCATGACCAGCCGGAGCGGGAGCCCATGTCCCGCGACGCCATCTGGCTTTGGATTGCAATCACCGCCACCATAGGAAACATTGTGGTCGTGGGAGTGGTGTACGCTTTCACTTTCTGA